In Clostridium sp. DL-VIII, the following proteins share a genomic window:
- a CDS encoding multicopper oxidase domain-containing protein, producing MENTKSKLASPDIPFAKYYLEKNTRYFHLTAEPIKHNILSNLAINAFGYNCSTPGPIIVIKQGELISLTVENKLDTPTALHVHGLSKPNCQDGDPDIEPCTPKIMPAKLYNILQKFAWH from the coding sequence ATGGAAAACACGAAAAGTAAACTTGCCTCTCCTGATATCCCTTTTGCTAAATATTATCTTGAAAAGAATACCAGATACTTTCATTTAACTGCAGAACCAATTAAACATAATATACTGAGTAACCTTGCTATAAATGCGTTTGGATATAATTGTTCTACTCCAGGTCCAATAATAGTAATTAAACAAGGTGAATTGATAAGTCTTACTGTAGAAAATAAATTAGATACACCAACTGCACTTCATGTACATGGACTTTCAAAACCAAACTGCCAAGATGGAGACCCTGACATAGAGCCATGTACACCTAAGATAATGCCAGCCAAACTTTATAATATACTACAAAAGTTTGCCTGGCATTAA
- a CDS encoding S8 family peptidase, protein MQKNILAERVINDINYDNYVVLYRGDIEAEISKIPNYYVTIINDKYAIVSVKKDVEINMGNEPHIQAITYVVPAEFYTLQQVSPIEASQASFVQVGSPLNLTGRGVNVAIIDSGIDYLNEEFMNVNGETRIESIWDQTTTTTEEKTYDPVPFGNVYDRNKINEAIRAYREGNSPYDIVPTLDEIGHGTNMAGIIGATGKDQNLKGVVPECNFVVVKLIRDISYEKQFPETQVPVFNITAIFAAIEYLYEYILINGKPMVIYFPLGSTIGNHKGTGILENFISSILINKGITVVTGTGNQRNAEGHAYGVVTTVSGVKGSEAGTIELIVSPEQKNLWGVQIWSSVPNVMSLEVVSPSGETTGAISLLINYTFNFTFIFEKTNVKVNYYLPEEITGDELIRIRFYNLQPGIWRLRITANYITNGRYDAWLPQRGLTVGNTRFSFADPFGTITNPGNSLYILTAAAYNQNNNNIVDYSGMAFLESYINVIDIAAGGVNALTVAPGNKTAVVNGTSVSAAIVSGACAMLFQWGIVDGHQPEMFSETLKAYLAKGGIARSGDIIPNQYWGYGILNVPKIFENMT, encoded by the coding sequence ATGCAGAAGAACATATTAGCCGAGAGAGTAATTAATGATATAAACTATGATAACTATGTGGTACTGTATCGGGGAGATATTGAGGCTGAAATTTCGAAGATTCCAAATTATTATGTGACAATAATCAATGATAAGTATGCAATAGTATCTGTAAAGAAAGATGTTGAAATTAATATGGGGAATGAACCTCATATACAGGCAATAACATATGTTGTTCCAGCAGAATTTTATACTTTACAGCAGGTTTCACCAATTGAGGCATCTCAAGCTAGTTTCGTACAGGTGGGATCACCCTTAAACTTAACTGGCAGAGGAGTTAATGTAGCAATAATTGATTCGGGAATTGATTACTTAAACGAAGAGTTTATGAATGTTAATGGTGAAACTAGAATTGAAAGTATTTGGGACCAGACTACAACAACAACTGAAGAAAAGACGTATGATCCTGTTCCATTTGGAAATGTATATGATAGGAACAAAATAAATGAGGCTATAAGAGCTTATAGAGAAGGAAATTCTCCTTATGATATAGTTCCTACTCTAGATGAGATTGGGCATGGTACTAATATGGCTGGAATAATTGGTGCAACGGGGAAGGATCAAAATTTAAAGGGAGTGGTTCCAGAATGTAATTTTGTAGTAGTAAAGCTAATAAGGGACATTTCATATGAAAAGCAATTTCCAGAAACTCAAGTTCCAGTATTTAATATAACTGCCATTTTTGCAGCAATAGAATATTTATATGAATATATATTAATAAATGGAAAACCAATGGTTATATATTTTCCTCTTGGAAGTACAATAGGAAATCATAAAGGAACAGGAATTTTAGAGAACTTCATAAGTTCAATTTTAATAAATAAGGGTATAACTGTAGTCACTGGAACTGGTAATCAAAGGAATGCAGAAGGGCATGCATATGGAGTGGTAACTACAGTTAGTGGGGTTAAAGGAAGTGAAGCAGGAACTATTGAGCTAATAGTATCACCTGAACAAAAAAATCTATGGGGAGTTCAGATTTGGTCTAGTGTACCAAACGTAATGTCTTTAGAAGTGGTATCGCCATCAGGAGAAACTACAGGTGCAATATCACTCTTGATAAATTATACATTTAATTTTACCTTCATATTTGAGAAAACTAATGTTAAAGTGAACTATTATTTGCCTGAAGAGATTACTGGAGATGAATTAATACGCATTAGATTTTATAATTTACAGCCAGGCATATGGAGGCTTAGGATAACTGCAAATTATATCACAAATGGAAGGTATGATGCATGGCTGCCACAAAGAGGTTTAACTGTTGGAAATACTAGATTTAGTTTTGCTGATCCATTTGGGACAATAACCAATCCAGGTAATTCACTTTATATATTGACAGCAGCAGCATATAATCAAAATAATAACAACATTGTTGATTACTCTGGGATGGCATTCTTGGAGTCATACATAAATGTAATTGACATTGCTGCAGGTGGCGTAAATGCATTGACTGTAGCACCTGGAAATAAAACAGCAGTAGTTAATGGGACTAGTGTATCAGCAGCGATTGTTTCAGGTGCTTGTGCAATGTTGTTTCAATGGGGGATTGTTGATGGACATCAGCCAGAAATGTTTTCTGAAACACTTAAAGCTTATCTTGCAAAAGGAGGAATTGCAAGAAGCGGAGATATTATACCTAATCAATATTGGGGATATGGAATCTTGAATGTACCAAAGATATTTGAAAATATGACATAA
- the dapB gene encoding 4-hydroxy-tetrahydrodipicolinate reductase — translation MLKICVIGIGKTGKEIAKMIFKQTDMKIVLAMCSPGSTKKNMDLGQAIGIQDIGIKIEGTNKLEELLIKCRPDVIVDFSAPEATLNNVQIISNLGINLVIGTTGFSKEDLEKIRMLAYNNQTGIVYAPNITLGVNVLMVLAKLASILLDNYDFQVTESHHKNKKDIPSATALKIVNEIEDGLLYLGKDISKDKIPTNSVRAGGIVGKHEVLIAGEYDKITISHESFSRKVFASGAIHAINFIKDKIGFYEMSDVLSLSKVIEDLYIKQKKENSSINKKMIAIDLDK, via the coding sequence ATGTTAAAAATATGTGTAATTGGTATTGGAAAAACTGGAAAAGAAATAGCCAAGATGATATTTAAGCAAACAGATATGAAAATTGTATTAGCCATGTGCAGTCCAGGGAGCACAAAGAAAAATATGGATTTAGGTCAAGCAATCGGAATTCAGGATATTGGTATTAAAATAGAAGGAACAAATAAATTAGAGGAACTTCTTATAAAATGTAGACCAGATGTTATAGTAGATTTTTCTGCTCCTGAGGCTACATTAAATAACGTACAAATAATATCCAATCTTGGAATTAATTTAGTTATAGGTACCACAGGTTTCTCTAAGGAGGATTTGGAAAAAATCAGGATGTTGGCTTATAACAATCAGACTGGTATAGTATATGCACCTAATATTACACTTGGCGTAAATGTCTTAATGGTACTAGCAAAATTAGCATCTATTTTATTAGATAATTACGATTTCCAAGTTACTGAATCACATCATAAAAATAAGAAAGATATCCCATCTGCTACAGCACTTAAAATAGTTAACGAAATAGAGGATGGTCTATTATATCTAGGCAAAGATATTAGTAAAGACAAAATCCCTACAAATTCAGTCCGCGCTGGTGGTATCGTTGGAAAGCATGAGGTATTAATTGCTGGTGAATATGATAAAATCACAATTTCTCATGAGTCATTTTCACGAAAAGTCTTCGCCTCTGGTGCAATTCATGCAATAAATTTTATCAAAGACAAAATTGGATTTTATGAAATGAGTGATGTATTATCCTTATCAAAAGTTATTGAAGATTTATATATTAAGCAAAAGAAAGAGAATTCTAGCATAAATAAAAAAATGATAGCAATAGATCTTGATAAATAA
- the ablA gene encoding lysine 2,3-aminomutase: MKRNYKDISIWKDVTKEQWNDWKWQIANRITTVDELEQVVSLTEEEKLGVNASLKKLKMAITPYYATLIDSDDYNCPIRRQAIPTIHETEISEYDISDPLHETVDSPVPGLTHRYPDRVLLLITEQCSMYCRHCTRRRFAGHEDSSLCNDDILKAIEYIKVHKEVRDVLLSGGDALCVSDEKLEFILKKLREIEHVEVIRIGTRVPVVMPQRITSNLCNIIKKYHPVWINTHFNHPKEITKEAMLACKMLADSGIPLGNQSVLLKNINDCPYIMKDLVQKLVKNRVRPYYIYQCDLSEGIEHFRTPVSAGIEIIELLRGHTSGFAVPTFVIDAPGGGGKIPINPQYLVSQSPEKLVLRNYEGILCTYTEPSDKTHECKNCGICDKFKKDDYKGLEKLYRDERICLTPMSNVRMRRRKEFNEIR; encoded by the coding sequence ATGAAAAGAAATTATAAAGATATATCTATATGGAAAGATGTAACTAAAGAACAATGGAATGATTGGAAATGGCAGATTGCCAACAGAATCACTACTGTAGATGAGTTGGAACAAGTCGTAAGTCTCACAGAAGAAGAGAAACTCGGAGTAAATGCTAGTCTAAAAAAGCTAAAGATGGCTATTACACCTTATTATGCGACACTAATAGATTCCGATGATTATAATTGTCCAATTAGAAGACAAGCTATTCCTACCATTCATGAAACAGAAATATCAGAGTATGATATTAGCGATCCCTTACATGAAACAGTTGACTCCCCCGTCCCCGGACTTACACACAGGTATCCTGATAGAGTTCTTCTTCTAATTACAGAACAATGTTCGATGTATTGCAGACATTGTACAAGAAGACGTTTTGCTGGGCATGAAGACAGTTCCTTATGTAACGATGATATTTTAAAAGCTATTGAATATATTAAGGTACATAAAGAAGTACGAGATGTTTTACTTTCTGGGGGAGATGCATTGTGTGTTTCAGATGAAAAACTTGAATTTATATTAAAAAAATTAAGAGAAATTGAACATGTTGAAGTTATAAGAATAGGCACCAGAGTTCCAGTAGTTATGCCTCAACGAATAACCTCCAATTTATGCAATATAATAAAAAAATATCATCCTGTTTGGATTAATACTCACTTTAACCATCCAAAAGAAATAACTAAAGAAGCAATGCTTGCCTGTAAAATGCTTGCTGACTCTGGAATTCCCCTTGGTAACCAATCTGTTTTGTTAAAGAATATCAATGATTGCCCTTACATTATGAAAGATTTAGTTCAAAAATTAGTTAAAAACAGAGTACGACCTTATTATATATACCAATGTGATTTATCCGAAGGAATAGAACATTTTAGAACTCCAGTCTCAGCTGGTATTGAAATTATAGAGCTTTTACGAGGACATACTTCTGGATTTGCCGTTCCAACCTTTGTAATAGATGCACCAGGCGGTGGTGGAAAAATACCTATTAATCCTCAATACTTAGTATCTCAATCCCCTGAAAAATTAGTACTTAGAAATTATGAAGGTATACTATGTACTTATACTGAACCATCTGATAAAACTCATGAATGTAAAAATTGCGGTATATGTGATAAATTTAAAAAAGACGATTATAAAGGACTAGAGAAACTCTACAGAGATGAGAGAATATGTCTTACTCCAATGAGCAATGTAAGAATGAGAAGGAGGAAAGAATTTAATGAAATCAGATAG
- the ablB gene encoding putative beta-lysine N-acetyltransferase, translating into MKSDSYKNNNYYTNIDRTRIYVDLTSRRVKIINNSNITTQNLRRIIHYASKQHLGKIICNCTTESSEIFSDAGFKLEGKIDGFFKGEDALCMSYFINSNRELCSNFIEKNLLIKKCLDIKNTFTTKQSNLNYTIRNANKNDIKEMIKLFSTVFSTYPSPIYDEEFLKETMNKKVLYKVAIYDGKIISIASADMDIENLNAEITDCATYPAYGGNGVLSNIINSLECDLKAKGFMTLYSLSRAINPSINYVLSKHNYTFTGRMVNNCNICGTFEDMNIWVKNIHND; encoded by the coding sequence ATGAAATCAGATAGCTATAAAAATAATAACTATTATACCAATATAGATCGTACTAGAATATATGTAGATTTAACAAGTAGACGTGTGAAAATAATTAATAATAGTAATATAACTACTCAAAATCTAAGAAGAATTATTCACTATGCTTCAAAGCAGCATCTAGGCAAAATTATTTGTAATTGTACTACTGAATCATCTGAGATTTTTTCAGATGCAGGTTTCAAATTAGAAGGAAAAATTGATGGATTCTTTAAAGGCGAAGATGCCCTTTGCATGTCATATTTTATTAATAGTAATAGAGAATTGTGCAGTAATTTTATTGAGAAAAATTTATTAATAAAAAAATGTTTAGATATAAAAAACACTTTTACTACTAAACAAAGCAATTTGAATTATACTATAAGAAATGCAAATAAAAATGATATAAAAGAGATGATCAAACTTTTTTCCACTGTTTTTTCAACATATCCCTCTCCTATTTATGATGAGGAATTTTTAAAGGAAACTATGAATAAAAAAGTTTTATATAAAGTTGCTATTTATGATGGAAAAATTATCAGCATAGCTTCTGCAGATATGGATATTGAGAATTTAAATGCAGAAATAACTGACTGTGCTACTTATCCTGCCTATGGGGGGAATGGAGTATTATCTAATATTATTAATTCATTAGAATGTGATCTTAAAGCTAAGGGCTTTATGACTTTATATAGTTTATCAAGAGCAATAAATCCGAGTATTAATTATGTGTTAAGTAAGCATAATTATACCTTTACAGGCCGCATGGTTAATAACTGTAATATCTGCGGCACCTTTGAAGATATGAACATTTGGGTAAAAAATATACACAATGACTAG
- a CDS encoding DUF134 domain-containing protein, whose amino-acid sequence MARPTKFRRVEFFPEDDYFVPWGKPKCQIEEIVLKVEELEAMRLKDIEELNQEECAEKMQVSRQTFQNIIDSARKKVATALTEGKAIRISGGHYTTKLCKFKCLECGTIYEINYDQDRAICPNCGSDKVMCSKKAGFCRNWCKGNNAE is encoded by the coding sequence GTGGCAAGACCAACAAAATTCAGAAGAGTCGAGTTTTTTCCAGAAGATGATTATTTTGTACCATGGGGAAAGCCAAAATGTCAAATTGAAGAAATAGTCTTAAAAGTAGAAGAACTTGAGGCAATGAGATTGAAAGATATTGAGGAATTAAATCAAGAAGAATGTGCTGAAAAAATGCAAGTATCAAGACAGACTTTTCAAAATATAATAGATAGTGCAAGAAAAAAAGTGGCTACAGCCTTAACAGAAGGAAAGGCAATAAGAATAAGTGGTGGTCACTACACTACAAAGCTTTGTAAATTTAAATGTTTAGAATGTGGAACAATCTATGAAATAAACTATGATCAAGATAGAGCCATTTGCCCAAACTGTGGTTCAGATAAAGTTATGTGCAGTAAAAAAGCAGGATTCTGTAGAAATTGGTGTAAAGGTAATAATGCAGAATAA
- a CDS encoding C-GCAxxG-C-C family protein has protein sequence MELFKQGYNCSQSVFGAFCEECDMDFETALKLSSSFGGGMGRLREVCGAVSGMFMVAGMKYGYSDPKDSSSKAEHYKRIQELAEQFKEKNGSIVCRELLGLSNQKDSYIPEERTDEYYKKRPCAEIVGDAAEIIYEFTKSYNRNGR, from the coding sequence ATGGAGTTATTTAAACAGGGGTATAATTGTTCTCAATCTGTATTTGGAGCTTTTTGCGAAGAGTGTGATATGGATTTTGAGACAGCACTTAAATTATCATCTTCCTTTGGAGGAGGAATGGGTAGATTACGTGAGGTTTGTGGAGCAGTAAGCGGTATGTTTATGGTAGCTGGTATGAAATATGGTTATAGCGATCCAAAGGATAGTTCATCTAAAGCTGAACATTATAAAAGAATTCAAGAGCTGGCTGAACAATTTAAGGAGAAAAATGGTTCTATAGTTTGCAGAGAGCTTCTAGGATTATCAAATCAAAAGGATAGTTACATACCAGAAGAAAGAACAGATGAATATTATAAGAAACGTCCATGTGCAGAGATTGTTGGTGATGCAGCTGAAATAATATATGAATTTACAAAATCTTACAACAGGAATGGCAGATAA
- a CDS encoding Mrp/NBP35 family ATP-binding protein, producing MSDCNSCSSKDGCTRDKSNCMIENNPLNNIKKIIGVMSGKGGVGKSSISVTIAKHLKGLGYSVGILDADVTGPSVPRLLGVANQKAFSSENMIQPVETNDGIKVMSLNLLMENEEDPVIWRGPIISGMVKQFWTDVFWGELDYLIIDMPPGTGDVALTVLQSIPINGVVMVSVPQDLVSMIVAKAVNMAKKMNINILGVIENMSYITCTKCGEKMKLFNGDNTEKFLKDFDLELLGELPMLSSINNLGKYNDGSVDQSLELLFDPIVKKIISNFENM from the coding sequence ATGTCAGATTGTAATTCTTGTTCATCAAAAGATGGATGCACTAGAGATAAAAGTAACTGCATGATTGAAAATAATCCATTAAATAATATTAAGAAAATTATTGGAGTTATGAGCGGTAAAGGTGGAGTTGGTAAATCTTCAATTTCTGTTACTATAGCAAAACATCTAAAAGGACTTGGATATAGCGTTGGTATTTTAGATGCTGATGTAACTGGCCCAAGTGTTCCAAGACTTCTTGGAGTAGCAAATCAAAAAGCTTTTTCTTCTGAAAATATGATTCAGCCAGTGGAAACTAACGATGGTATCAAAGTTATGTCTTTAAATTTATTAATGGAGAATGAAGAAGATCCAGTAATTTGGAGAGGACCAATAATTTCAGGAATGGTTAAACAATTCTGGACTGATGTGTTTTGGGGAGAACTTGATTATTTAATAATAGATATGCCTCCAGGTACAGGAGATGTTGCATTAACAGTACTTCAATCTATTCCAATAAATGGAGTGGTTATGGTGTCAGTTCCTCAGGACTTAGTTTCAATGATAGTAGCAAAAGCTGTTAATATGGCTAAGAAAATGAACATAAATATTCTAGGTGTCATTGAAAATATGAGTTATATAACTTGTACAAAATGTGGAGAAAAGATGAAACTATTTAATGGTGATAATACAGAAAAATTTTTAAAGGATTTCGATTTAGAACTTTTAGGAGAGCTTCCTATGTTAAGTAGTATAAACAACTTGGGAAAATATAATGATGGAAGTGTAGATCAGAGTCTTGAATTATTATTTGATCCAATAGTTAAAAAAATTATTAGTAATTTCGAAAATATGTAG
- a CDS encoding MBL fold metallo-hydrolase gives MKITTLIENTQDENKLLKYEHGLSMFIKTDNCNILFDTGKSGDFIDNAEKLNIDLKSVDVLILSHAHYDHCGGVRRLLETYNITPKLIVSEYFFEKAERYHYSDGNLKSDFSKESGYTYVGIDFDKKYIESKNIFIDFVHDDILKVSDDVFIFTNFNKYYDFEKLNKDMQLKVGDKYEVDTFNDEISLGLKTKNGIVVLLGCAHPGFLNIVQTIKDRTNEKIAGIIGGTHLIEANPDRIEKSIKCINNLTPDLLGLSHCTGENAVNAIHENCKNSFINRTGTILSLDK, from the coding sequence ATGAAAATAACAACTTTAATTGAAAATACTCAAGATGAAAATAAATTATTAAAATACGAACATGGTTTATCTATGTTTATCAAAACTGATAATTGTAATATCCTTTTTGATACAGGAAAATCTGGTGATTTTATTGACAATGCTGAAAAATTAAATATAGATCTTAAAAGTGTAGATGTTTTAATTTTAAGCCATGCTCATTATGACCACTGCGGCGGAGTAAGAAGATTATTAGAAACATATAATATAACTCCAAAACTTATAGTAAGTGAATATTTTTTTGAAAAAGCTGAAAGATACCACTATTCTGATGGAAATCTAAAATCTGATTTTTCAAAAGAAAGCGGCTATACTTATGTAGGCATTGATTTTGATAAGAAATATATTGAGAGCAAAAATATATTCATTGATTTTGTACATGATGATATTCTTAAAGTAAGTGACGATGTCTTTATATTTACTAATTTTAACAAATATTATGACTTTGAGAAATTAAATAAAGATATGCAGCTTAAAGTCGGAGATAAGTATGAAGTAGATACTTTTAATGATGAAATCTCTCTAGGTCTTAAAACTAAAAATGGAATTGTAGTATTACTTGGATGTGCCCACCCAGGATTTTTAAATATTGTACAAACCATCAAGGATAGAACTAATGAAAAAATAGCTGGAATAATTGGTGGAACACATCTTATCGAAGCAAATCCTGATAGAATAGAAAAATCTATTAAGTGTATAAATAATTTGACTCCTGACTTATTAGGATTATCTCATTGTACTGGTGAAAATGCTGTTAATGCTATTCATGAAAATTGTAAAAATTCATTTATAAATAGAACTGGAACAATTTTAAGTCTAGATAAATAA
- a CDS encoding ABC transporter ATP-binding protein — MLKVNHVYKKFGEFELKDISFQVNDGEYFVVLGPTGTGKTVILESIAGMHNIDKGDIYIDNINITKTPPERRNIGLVYQSYLLFPHLSVRDNIEFGLKARKMKKSEINRALSEIVEMINIKYLLNRKPQNLSGGEKQRVAFARAIITKPKILLLDEVSSALDPKTKREFQINLKKIHKKLHTTTIHVTHDFNEAMYLADRIAVINKGKICEIGQPEDIFKNPKTDFVAEFISCSGLDWIDKK; from the coding sequence GTGCTTAAAGTTAATCATGTATATAAAAAATTTGGAGAATTTGAACTTAAAGATATAAGTTTTCAAGTAAATGATGGGGAATATTTTGTAGTATTAGGGCCTACGGGAACAGGAAAAACGGTTATACTAGAATCAATTGCTGGAATGCATAATATAGATAAAGGTGATATTTATATTGATAATATTAATATCACAAAAACACCACCAGAAAGAAGAAATATAGGACTTGTATATCAAAGCTATTTACTATTTCCGCATTTATCTGTAAGAGATAATATAGAATTTGGGCTTAAGGCAAGAAAAATGAAGAAAAGCGAAATAAACAGAGCGTTAAGTGAAATAGTTGAAATGATTAATATAAAATATTTGTTAAATAGGAAGCCGCAAAATTTAAGTGGTGGAGAAAAGCAGAGAGTAGCTTTTGCAAGAGCCATTATTACAAAGCCTAAAATACTTTTATTAGATGAGGTTAGTAGCGCTTTAGATCCAAAAACTAAAAGGGAATTTCAAATTAATTTAAAGAAAATACATAAAAAGTTACATACGACAACAATTCATGTGACTCATGATTTTAATGAAGCGATGTATTTAGCGGATAGGATAGCAGTCATTAATAAAGGTAAAATATGTGAGATAGGACAGCCTGAGGATATATTTAAAAATCCAAAAACAGATTTTGTGGCTGAATTTATAAGTTGTAGTGGATTAGATTGGATAGATAAAAAATAA
- a CDS encoding ABC transporter permease subunit gives MFKKNYEDIIFKIIIGIFVIILSVLILFTIWSVLKRSAPYILESLMDTEIQFSIKTTLYTSTVATCISLLFSIPIAYGLAKYNFFGKGVISGIIQIPNSIPPIASGIALLLLFSNEKISVFLNKIHLDPVFSTKGIILAHFFINAPYMIRIIRTAFEEINPKLEFISRTLGYGNFGTFFKVSIPMARNGLITAIIITWTNTLGEFGTALMLAGSIRMKTETLPVAVFLNLSGGNLDKALAAATILIIISIIGLFSFEFISKKDSLY, from the coding sequence ATGTTTAAAAAGAATTACGAAGATATTATCTTTAAAATCATAATAGGAATATTTGTAATTATACTTTCTGTATTAATATTATTTACAATATGGTCAGTATTAAAAAGAAGTGCTCCTTATATATTAGAAAGTCTTATGGATACAGAAATTCAATTTTCTATAAAAACTACGCTATATACTTCAACGGTAGCTACTTGTATTTCTTTGTTATTTTCCATTCCTATTGCATATGGATTAGCAAAATATAATTTTTTCGGAAAAGGAGTAATTAGCGGAATAATACAAATTCCAAATTCGATTCCACCTATTGCATCGGGAATTGCATTGTTGTTATTATTCAGTAATGAAAAAATCAGTGTTTTTCTAAATAAAATACATCTTGACCCAGTGTTTTCGACTAAAGGAATTATATTGGCTCATTTTTTTATTAATGCACCATATATGATTAGAATTATAAGAACAGCCTTTGAGGAAATAAATCCTAAACTTGAATTTATTTCGAGGACTTTGGGATATGGAAACTTTGGAACGTTTTTTAAAGTGAGTATTCCTATGGCTAGGAATGGTTTGATTACTGCTATTATAATAACTTGGACTAATACCCTTGGTGAATTCGGAACGGCATTAATGCTTGCAGGTTCTATTAGGATGAAAACGGAGACATTACCAGTAGCAGTATTTTTAAATTTATCAGGTGGAAATTTAGATAAAGCTTTAGCAGCGGCAACTATTTTAATAATTATTTCTATAATAGGATTATTTTCTTTTGAATTTATAAGTAAAAAAGATAGTTTATATTAA
- the modA gene encoding molybdate ABC transporter substrate-binding protein: MNLRKATVVGLINLMVLTMFIGCTKIQNFAQGNTARKNTEVQVNTPEAKKYAGKSLLVYCAAGINDPMNAIGEKFKEKYGAEVQFTYANSTELISQMEISQKGDMCVLASVEDYQSAKDKNLIKDEKELAKHIPAIAVPKGNPANIKSLKDFGNLGVKVILGDPQVTPLGKLANKLFEEQGILNSAKNNMVATFSTVNEVVTFLSQGKADCSIVWEDNVLNASKNLDLISIPESENMVKTIPICILESSSESELAKEFMNFSVSAEAKEILKKFNLKPIE, from the coding sequence ATGAATTTGAGAAAAGCTACAGTAGTAGGATTAATTAATTTAATGGTACTTACAATGTTTATAGGATGTACTAAAATACAAAATTTTGCACAAGGAAATACAGCACGTAAAAATACAGAAGTTCAAGTTAATACACCAGAAGCTAAAAAATATGCAGGGAAATCATTACTAGTATATTGCGCTGCAGGAATAAATGATCCAATGAATGCTATTGGAGAAAAGTTTAAAGAAAAATATGGTGCAGAGGTTCAATTTACGTATGCTAATTCGACTGAACTTATAAGTCAGATGGAAATATCCCAAAAAGGTGATATGTGCGTTTTAGCATCTGTAGAAGATTATCAGTCTGCAAAAGATAAAAATCTAATTAAAGATGAAAAGGAATTAGCTAAGCACATACCTGCTATTGCAGTACCTAAAGGAAATCCAGCAAATATAAAATCATTAAAAGATTTTGGAAATTTAGGAGTTAAGGTTATTCTAGGTGATCCACAAGTAACTCCTTTAGGAAAGCTTGCAAATAAATTATTTGAAGAACAAGGCATATTGAATTCTGCAAAAAATAATATGGTGGCTACATTTAGTACGGTAAATGAAGTAGTTACTTTTCTTTCTCAAGGTAAAGCAGATTGCTCTATTGTGTGGGAGGATAATGTTTTAAATGCATCTAAAAATTTAGATTTAATAAGTATTCCTGAAAGTGAAAATATGGTTAAAACAATTCCAATATGTATATTAGAAAGTTCAAGTGAAAGCGAATTAGCAAAAGAATTTATGAACTTTTCAGTATCTGCTGAGGCAAAGGAAATATTAAAAAAATTCAATTTAAAACCGATTGAATAA